Proteins encoded by one window of Candidatus Zixiibacteriota bacterium:
- a CDS encoding lmo0937 family membrane protein gives MLWTIAIILLVLWLLGTVTGFVLGGFLHVLLAVAVIVVLYNLFSGRKPTV, from the coding sequence ATGTTGTGGACAATAGCAATAATCTTACTCGTACTATGGTTGCTCGGAACAGTAACCGGGTTCGTCCTGGGCGGGTTTCTGCATGTGCTGCTTGCCGTAGCCGTTATCGTCGTACTGTATAATTTGTTCAGCGGTCGAAAACCCACTGTCTGA